The following nucleotide sequence is from Corylus avellana chromosome ca7, CavTom2PMs-1.0.
AACTTGACTTATAAATCCACTCTCTTGATTCTCTGAgaataaagccaaaaaaaattgaaaaataagatgTAATTGCCGTCCCCTTTGGGTTTAAAAGTTAATCTCATGACAAAGACTCCACGCTTGGGTCTTCCTTCtataaagcaaaaaataaattataattatggtATATTTAAGCCTATGAATTTAAGTTTTTCAATTGAACTAAGATTTTGGGTCCGACATTTTTACTTTCATCATACATCATAATGATAGCAAGAGGAAGTTGCAAGGGAGGGgtgaaattaaaatataatggactattttatatctaaattgGTTGCGTGTTTGTGACTATTCTTTGATACCCTTGCTTGTACAACTTGTGAAAGGGGGAATATTCAAATGCTCATTGCGATTTTGACCAAGTTCTCTcgataaaattatttttattatttttattagtgttaaattattaattaaataattaaatttatcattttttatggaACATCCTCCTCTTTGGGTTGTGAAGTTTCTCTGCAAAGACCATccgaaataaaaaaagaagtagtTCCTGATTGGGAGTCAAAACTGCGTGTTTGCAAGTGATAATCAATGAAATGGACATATGGCTTTCTTTATTGATTTGTTGAGCTTAAATTCCTCCAATAATAGTGGGGGGAAGCCACGTTATACTGAATGGGGTCAATTATTTCTACTGAAATATGTAAAATATGTGAACTATTTATTAGgtttttgagaaatttgatgTATATACAATTAATTCCCAACTAAAAACCTTTGTGGGTTTAAttatgtaagttttttttttttttttttttttcaaaattgggacTCCCTACATTTTAGGAACTCGTGATCATTGTAGCTCCCAATCCTATAGACTTGCTTTGCtctatttctattaaaaattagagcaaaagtcaattaaaaatatgattttttactATAGAAGAATCATCTGAATGattaaaaaagaaggaaatgaaaCGATTTTTTTACAACTGAAGCTTGAAAGTTCATGCATTCGCAGATTTCATTTCGATGTTTGAAAGACAATATTTGCTTCGGTAACATAATATCAAGAATGATGTTTAACATTGTAAATTAAGGCAGTGTCTTGTCTTTAGCCAACCGTTGGCTCACCATTTCATTGCAGCACCATTaaatagagaatgaaaatataatagtaAGTGATGAGAAATGGATTTTGGAAAATGCGatacaataaaagaaataatgccttgcacaattgtaaaaataattCACATATATGACTTTGACAAGTGAAGATTTGAAGCATCTTGGATCATACATTATTACAACAACCTGAAAAACTTACAATacataaattatacatattaagaaaaaatttaaaagtaaaaacatgaaacataaatcctctgtCGTGGGAGATACGATTGCATTTGGcacatgcaacaagccttttaaacccctaggcatccctaatggacgagtgaagtctcgtgaaggtttaacagaaatgatacccacaaacattgtagcactatgttagCCCACAACTTCAATTTCTCTCTGACTCGACCTTCCTTAGTAAGCAAACATTTTTGACCATAACGAACACCGCAATCTtgtctttcaaattatcaaagctGCGAAAGTAAGCTTGTCTCcatgatgttttgataatcagTGTACCACAAACTCCCCAAAATGCAACAATAAACCCAATTGCCATGCTAATCCAAAACGAGAATGACTCAACTGCCCTTTCCTTTCGGTTATCACCATTTGGTGTTACTTTAGGATTAGTTTCATCTTCGGAACACTTGGTCGAAAGAGGAGGTCCGCAGAGTAAAGAGTTACCTCTGTAAATAGAAGAGTCATCAAGAGTTTGAAGTTGATTCCCaattggaatttttccagacaAGTTGTTGAATGACAAATTCAAGTAACTTAAGAAGGTCAAATTTGACAAGCTCTCAGGGATAGGACCATAAAGCTCATTCTTCGAGAGATCAAGTGATTGCAACATTTGTAAATTCCCAATTCTATTAGGAATTCCTCCAGTGAGGTGATTCATTGATAAATTCATGATGACCAATTTTGAGATGCTTGTTATATTATCAGGTATTTCTCCTGATAAATTGTTACTCGAAAGGTCTATAGAATATAAAATACGCCAAAAAGTTTTACCATATTCATATTCTATTCCTTTAGAAACCATCCACATTTGGTAATCATAGTTTCCATATTGAATTCCACCCTCATGACTACGCAAGCTTCCTAAACATTGAGGGATTACTCCTGAAAAATCATTGTGTGCAAGGTCTAGGATTTGAAGATGTGAAAGAAGACATAATTGTTGAGGTATGTCCCCTTGAAAAAAGTTGGACCTTAGTCTTAACCTCCTTAAAAATGGTAGACTTTCTCCTAACCATGTTGGAAGTTTTCCGAAGAATTTGTTTCTTCCAAGATCAAGGCTGTGCAAGTTACTATAGTTtctaaagaaagaaggaaactCTCCATCAAGATGATTTTGGCTCAATGATAATATCACCAGTGATCTCAAATATCGCATTGAACTTGGAACATTGCCAGATATATTGTTCTCTGCTAAGTCCAATATTAATAACGATTGCAAATCCTTCCAAAGAGGGGGGAGTTTCCCGGATAAGGAATTGTTTCTCAAAATAAGACGACTTAATTCCTTTAGCATTCCAATAGAATGGGGAATTCTGCCagtaattgaatttgaagagaGGTCCAACACATGCAACTTGGGCAATAACTCACCTATGTTTTCTGGAATAGGTCCAGAAAACATATTATTATCGAGAAGTATATAGCTTAGATTACTAGGAAAATGTGGAAGTGGACCCTCTAAGTTGTTGGAACTCAAATCAATAAAGTATGCTGAAGGATGAAATTGAAAGTATGGTACCTGCCCATGTAGTTTGTTATGAGATAAAATCCAAACGGTGACATTTGGGTAGGACTTCCAAAAGTCATGCGGAATGGTGTCAGAAATATAAGaacatataataagataaatatgaaggaaatagaataaacacagaaattaaggtggttcggcatatagcctacatccacacactaaagccattataggctacatctttccttgatgaatgatttgattacatagctctatttatagagctttaacataatttcaaatacaaaacaaatcccttgaattaagggtaattaataacaaatcaaatcatcaataattacaaatcaaatcctcattaatcaaaaggatttatatccttaacatgcCCCCGCAAGATGAATGGTCCGTTAGTGATCGTTGATCTTGAACATATCGAGTGGCTGGAGTTAATGGCACCTGATTTGAAACATgctcttgaacttgaacttcggCGACTGTGGCCGGCACTTGAACATcggcaacttttttttttttggccggcATCGGTTACTTTGACCGGAATTTTGACATCGGCAACTTTTGGCCGAAATTTTGTCATCGGCAACATTTGGCCGGAATTTTGTCATCGGCAACTGTGGCCGGAATGAGCCAACTATGGACTTGAAATGGGCCACAAGGCCAAAAGATTTGCCTCTTTGGGCTTTTTTTCCAGACCAAACAAAAAGTCAATTTCTTCTCTGGCCGTTGGACCTCAAACCAAAACTTGATTCTTACCGGGTGAGATGAACAAGAAGACACAGTAGGTGTTTAATGCGGCTGCAATGACAATGAGGAGCCGTGTTGAAGGAGAAGGCACCGGATCAAAGCCGTGGATGGCCGGGACGGCGGCAAAGAGATCAAATCGGGCTGCGAATGGCGGAACTCGACACTGGGCCATGGCAAGAGGCAGTGCTGAGTTGGTGGATTGTTGGTGAAGGCACAAAGCTGCcggattgcattttttttgtttgttttgatatggTCATATATAATTGTAAGATCTACTGTGAAGAGATCTACAAAAATATTGACTATCAAGAACAGGTAAACAAgattgaaagaagaagaagaaaaaaaaatcaaaggagcACTAGATCGAACAATGGCGTTAGCcaaaaggctctgataccatataagaCCTTAACAAGAAATGCCAACATTCTCGAGTGCAAGATAATTGAGTTCAATTTGTGTTTTTAGCCACGCTGGAAAGTTTGGGCCGATCCGTACGTTTGCTAATTCAATCTCTGTCAGCTTAAAAGGAGGAACCCAGTCGTGTTTGACATCTAAAACCAATGTTGCTTTCGCATAACCTTCCACATACAACTTAAGAGATTTGAGCCAGgtgagattttgaaaatgagcTTCAGTTAAGTTACCTTCCCAAGAATTCCCGCTTAGGTCCAATGAAACAAGCCTTGATAGTTTCCCGATGTTTTTTGGAATTGTTCCGTTCAATTGATTAAAAGAGAGGTCAATTTCTTGCATTGACGGTAAGTTCCCATCTTCAGAGCTACTGTTGGAACATTGAGACAAGCCATCCACAAACTCAGTTATCTCCCCAATTAAATTGTTGCCACCTAAATTCAAGCTTCGCAAGTTGGTTAGATGTGACAACCATTGAGGTATAGAGGTGCTAAAATCATTGCCAGAGAGATCAAGAACTGAAAGTAGTGTAAAATTGATGGAGGAAATAGAGGAAGGAAGACTAATAAGTCCACAGCTAGCTAGGTGCAACTCCCGTAAGGAAGGAAGCACATTAATCGCATGAAGCCAATCCGGTACTTTCTCAAGATTTACATAATCCATTCCAAGGTacttaagagaaggaaaaccaaCAACCCATTCTAGACTTTCAACCTGATTCAATGTTGGATAGAAGCCATTTGAATTGAGGTCTAGATATTGGAGCCTTGAAAGGTTCCCAAGATGGGGAGGAATAACTCCAGAAAacattgagaaagagagattgaaaTACCTCAAATTCTCAAGGGAACCCAAAAACTTTGGAATATTGGTTCCATTAAAATTATTCAAGCTGAGATCAAAATAACTCAAATGTTTTAGATCGAGCAAAGAAGAATTTATCTTACCCCCCAGACATGACTTGTTATATTGATCAAAATCAT
It contains:
- the LOC132186636 gene encoding receptor-like protein EIX2, whose product is MVISSHIFMSTLHHLILIFFISLLGTSSYLQLIKPISCTKGPIFKCSEVEKAALLGFKYNLTDPSGRLSSWVGEDCCNWLGVGCDNSTRNVVKLDLRNPFSWFDDFDQYNKSCLGGKINSSLLDLKHLSYFDLSLNNFNGTNIPKFLGSLENLRYFNLSFSMFSGVIPPHLGNLSRLQYLDLNSNGFYPTLNQVESLEWVVGFPSLKYLGMDYVNLEKVPDWLHAINVLPSLRELHLASCGLISLPSSISSINFTLLSVLDLSGNDFSTSIPQWLSHLTNLRSLNLGGNNLIGEITEFVDGLSQCSNSSSEDGNLPSMQEIDLSFNQLNGTIPKNIGKLSRLVSLDLSGNSWEGNLTEAHFQNLTWLKSLKLYVEGYAKATLVLDVKHDWVPPFKLTEIELANVRIGPNFPAWLKTQIELNYLALENVGISC
- the LOC132186635 gene encoding receptor-like protein EIX2; this translates as MAQCRVPPFAARFDLFAAVPAIHGFDPVPSPSTRLLIVIAAALNTYCVFLFISPDLSSNNLSGEIPDNITSISKLVIMNLSMNHLTGGIPNRIGNLQMLQSLDLSKNELYGPIPESLSNLTFLSYLNLSFNNLSGKIPIGNQLQTLDDSSIYRGNSLLCGPPLSTKCSEDETNPKVTPNGDNRKERAVESFSFWISMAIGFIVAFWGVCGTLIIKTSWRQAYFRSFDNLKDKIAVFVMVKNVCLLRKVESERN